One Methanoculleus sp. 7T genomic window carries:
- a CDS encoding 50S ribosomal protein L1, producing the protein MVDKTSILNAVKTALEKAPERKFKESVDITVNLRNIDMSQPKNRIDETILLPNGFDNIKIAVLGKGDITTQAKDADVDLIIGPEEIERLGGEPREARKMAGEYQFFLAETAMMPLVGRYLGVRLGPRGRMPMPIPQGTDIRPIVQRLRSSVKIRTKDKKVFHAKVGSAGMNPEEVAENIDVILRRVEAVLESGAMNIHSVYVKTTMGPAVRVI; encoded by the coding sequence ATGGTTGACAAAACCAGTATACTGAATGCCGTAAAGACGGCACTGGAGAAGGCTCCGGAACGGAAGTTCAAGGAGAGCGTGGATATCACCGTCAACCTCAGGAATATCGACATGTCCCAGCCCAAGAATCGTATCGATGAGACGATTCTCCTCCCGAACGGTTTTGACAACATCAAGATCGCAGTTCTCGGGAAGGGCGACATCACCACGCAGGCAAAGGATGCGGATGTGGACCTTATCATCGGACCTGAGGAGATCGAGCGGCTCGGCGGAGAGCCCCGCGAAGCACGCAAGATGGCGGGGGAGTATCAGTTCTTCCTTGCAGAGACGGCAATGATGCCTCTCGTCGGTCGCTATCTCGGTGTTAGACTCGGGCCGCGCGGGAGGATGCCGATGCCGATTCCTCAGGGAACGGATATCAGGCCTATCGTCCAGCGTCTGCGCAGTTCCGTGAAGATCCGGACGAAGGATAAGAAGGTTTTCCACGCAAAGGTCGGATCGGCCGGAATGAATCCCGAAGAGGTCGCTGAGAACATCGATGTGATCCTGCGGAGGGTCGAGGCCGTGCTCGAGAGCGGGGCGATGAATATTCACTCGGTCTACGTGAAGACAACCATGGGGCCGGCAGTGAGGGTGATCTGA
- a CDS encoding protein translocase SEC61 complex subunit gamma codes for MMDYKEKVKEAKSFKVEEELFKKYWRVLKLARTPTRDEFSKIAIVAAAGIMLIGLVGFIIYEIMLVLPK; via the coding sequence ATGATGGACTACAAAGAGAAAGTTAAGGAAGCAAAGTCTTTCAAGGTCGAAGAGGAGCTCTTCAAGAAGTACTGGCGCGTACTGAAACTGGCACGGACGCCGACCCGCGATGAGTTCTCCAAGATCGCGATCGTGGCGGCGGCCGGCATCATGCTCATCGGCCTTGTCGGCTTTATCATCTATGAGATCATGCTGGTACTGCCCAAATGA
- a CDS encoding 50S ribosomal protein L10 has translation MAVYTRHLPRWKKEEVDEIKRGVEEYTLVGVVDMYGIPASQVQHIRRNLRGTATVKMARNTLIEHALGELGGSVEALKEHATGQSALIFTNENPFKLFKLLEKTKTKMAAKPGETAPEDIVVPKGPTSFKPGPIVGELQQVGIPAAIEGGKVKIRETKTVVKEGEVISKKVADALVKLDIKPMDVGLVLQAAYYRDTIFTPDLLAIDEEAYVSNIVLAAQQAFNLSVNAAVPTKLTISAIIGKAVREARNVGVEASIYEKDIIDLIIGRAQREMLVVALAAQDRGFELDEATLKAASAATAAAPASAPAAAEAKPEEETKEEEKKEEEEESGMAGLGALFG, from the coding sequence ATGGCAGTATATACGCGCCACCTGCCCCGGTGGAAGAAGGAAGAAGTAGACGAGATCAAGCGCGGTGTCGAGGAGTACACGCTCGTCGGCGTTGTGGACATGTACGGCATCCCTGCCTCGCAGGTCCAGCATATCCGGCGGAATCTCCGCGGCACGGCGACGGTGAAGATGGCCCGCAACACGCTGATCGAGCATGCGTTAGGCGAGCTCGGCGGCAGTGTCGAGGCGCTGAAGGAGCACGCCACGGGCCAGAGCGCTCTGATCTTCACGAACGAGAATCCCTTCAAGCTCTTCAAGCTGCTGGAGAAGACGAAGACCAAGATGGCGGCGAAGCCCGGCGAGACTGCGCCTGAGGATATCGTCGTCCCGAAGGGTCCGACCTCCTTCAAGCCCGGCCCCATTGTGGGCGAGCTTCAGCAGGTAGGGATTCCTGCAGCCATCGAGGGCGGAAAGGTCAAGATCAGAGAGACCAAGACGGTCGTGAAGGAAGGCGAGGTCATCAGCAAGAAGGTTGCCGATGCGCTCGTGAAACTCGATATCAAGCCGATGGACGTCGGTCTCGTCCTGCAGGCTGCATACTATCGGGACACCATCTTCACGCCGGATCTCCTGGCCATCGATGAAGAGGCCTACGTGAGCAACATCGTGCTTGCGGCCCAGCAGGCGTTCAACCTCTCGGTCAATGCCGCCGTCCCGACCAAGCTTACCATCAGCGCCATCATCGGCAAGGCGGTTCGGGAAGCTCGGAACGTGGGCGTCGAGGCGAGCATCTACGAGAAGGACATCATCGACCTGATCATCGGACGGGCCCAGCGCGAGATGCTGGTCGTCGCGCTCGCGGCACAGGACCGCGGCTTCGAACTCGATGAGGCGACCCTGAAGGCCGCTTCCGCTGCAACCGCCGCCGCACCCGCGAGCGCGCCGGCGGCAGCCGAGGCAAAGCCCGAGGAAGAGACGAAGGAAGAGGAGAAGAAGGAAGAGGAAGAAGAGAGCGGCATGGCCGGTCTTGGTGCCCTCTTCGGCTAA
- a CDS encoding transcription elongation factor Spt5 yields the protein MAESVNRVYAIKTTAKQERTVADNIEKVTREQKDIHVMAVMVPEELKGYVLVESPDPIARMEQLVELIPHARAVVQGSTNLSEVEHFLVPKPVVSGITEGTIVEIIAGPFKGEKAVVKRIDSAKEEITVELYESMVPIPITVRGDSVRVVERTEEAG from the coding sequence ATGGCTGAGAGCGTAAACAGAGTATATGCAATAAAGACGACCGCAAAGCAGGAACGGACTGTAGCCGACAATATCGAGAAGGTGACTCGGGAGCAGAAGGACATCCATGTGATGGCCGTCATGGTCCCTGAGGAACTGAAGGGCTACGTCCTTGTGGAGAGCCCCGACCCCATCGCCAGGATGGAACAGTTGGTGGAGTTGATCCCCCACGCGCGCGCAGTGGTGCAGGGCTCGACCAACCTCTCGGAGGTTGAGCACTTCCTGGTGCCGAAACCGGTGGTCAGCGGCATCACCGAAGGCACGATCGTCGAGATCATCGCGGGCCCGTTCAAGGGCGAGAAGGCGGTTGTGAAGAGGATCGATTCTGCGAAGGAAGAGATCACGGTCGAACTCTACGAAAGTATGGTCCCGATTCCGATCACGGTACGCGGCGACTCCGTCCGCGTCGTGGAGCGGACTGAAGAGGCCGGTTGA
- the rpl12p gene encoding 50S ribosomal protein P1: protein MEYIYAALLLHNAGKDVTEENVTAVLKAAGVAVEDARVKALVAALEDVNIEEAISKAAVAPVAAAAPAAAAPAAAAPAAEEEAKEEAKKEEEEESGMAGLGALFG, encoded by the coding sequence ATGGAGTACATCTACGCTGCACTGCTCCTGCACAACGCAGGCAAAGACGTAACTGAAGAGAATGTGACTGCTGTCCTGAAGGCGGCCGGCGTTGCCGTCGAGGACGCCCGTGTGAAGGCGCTCGTCGCCGCACTCGAGGATGTGAACATCGAGGAGGCCATCAGCAAGGCCGCCGTCGCGCCGGTCGCCGCCGCTGCACCCGCAGCCGCTGCCCCTGCAGCCGCCGCACCCGCAGCCGAGGAAGAGGCAAAGGAAGAGGCAAAGAAGGAAGAGGAAGAAGAGAGCGGCATGGCCGGTCTCGGTGCCCTCTTCGGCTAA
- a CDS encoding 50S ribosomal protein L11 — MTETVEVLVPGGKATAGPPLGPALGPLGINVKAVVDEINKKTADFNGMQVPVTVTVDEKRNFTIEVGIPPTAALVMKEAGIGKGAATPGTQVAGDLPLEAAVRIARMKLDDMLSYDLKSAVKEVVGTCVSVGVTVEGKKPCEMIQAINDGTYDGVLVA, encoded by the coding sequence ATGACAGAAACGGTCGAGGTATTGGTACCCGGCGGCAAGGCTACAGCAGGCCCGCCTCTCGGGCCAGCGCTCGGACCTCTCGGTATCAACGTGAAGGCAGTCGTCGACGAGATCAACAAGAAGACGGCCGATTTCAACGGCATGCAGGTGCCGGTGACGGTCACGGTCGACGAGAAGCGGAACTTCACGATTGAGGTGGGCATTCCGCCCACGGCGGCTCTCGTTATGAAAGAGGCCGGCATCGGGAAGGGCGCCGCAACGCCTGGTACCCAGGTGGCGGGCGATCTGCCGCTGGAGGCCGCTGTCCGTATTGCCCGTATGAAACTTGATGACATGCTCTCGTACGACCTGAAATCGGCTGTCAAAGAGGTCGTTGGAACGTGCGTGAGCGTCGGGGTCACCGTTGAGGGCAAAAAGCCCTGCGAGATGATCCAAGCCATCAACGACGGGACATACGACGGCGTACTCGTCGCATAG